The genomic window CGTGGAGCCGTCGAGGTACGGGGCGTCGACGGTGGGTTCCTCGCAGATCTGCAGGAGCGCTATCCGGTCGCCGTAGGTGTCGATGGCTGCGCGGACGAAGGCGAGCCAGCTCTCGACATCGCCGGCCGGGTCGCGGAAGCCGAGGACGAGTTCGAGGCGGCGGGCACCGGCTCCCAGCAGCTGCTCGGGCTCGGCCGGGGTGGGCCGCTCGCCGGAGGCGGCCGGCGAGCGGAAGTTGAGGTAGGCGCGGACGAGGAAGCCGGGGCGGGTGCCCTGCAGCTCGTCGAGGGCGCGGTTGATCAGGGCGGGGTCGTCGGCGCGGGCCGGTTCGACGACGCCGAGGTCGCCGCCGACGGCGCCGCCGGGATAGATGCCGAAGGTGAAGGACATGCCGCGACCCTATCCCGAATATTGGTGTCGCTTAAAGTTTTCTGTGACACCAAGTTTGGTGCCGCACTACAATCACCCCCGTGGGACTCCGCGAGCAGAAGAAGCAGCAAACCCGGACCGCCCTGGCCGACGCCGCCCTGGCCCTGTTCACCGCGCACGGCTTCGAACAGGTGACGGTCGCGGAAGTGGCGGCGGCGGCAGGCGTGTCGGTGAACACGGCCTTCAACTACTTCCCGACCAAGGAGGACCTGTTCTTCGACCGCCAGTCCGAGATCGAGACCCGCCTGGCCACCTGGGTCCGCACCCGCCCGCACGGCACCACCCCGACAGCCGCGATCCGCGACGGCGTCCTGCGCGCCCTCGCCGAGGGCGACCCCACCTTCGGCCTGAACAAGGAGGCGGAGGGCTTCTGGCGCATCGTCGACGAGAGCGCTTCGCTGCGGGCCCGCTCCCGCGAGATCGCCGAGCGCTCGGAAGCCGCGCTCGCCGCCGCGCTGGCCGAGGAGGCACCGCCGAGCGATCCGCTACCGCGGCTGCTGGCCGGGGCGCTGGCCGGCACGTTCCGTGCCGTGGTCGCCGAGATCCGGCGGAAGATCGGCGCCGGGGAGCAGGTCGAGGCGGTGCGGGACGAGGTGGCGGCTGCCGCGCGGGGGATGTTCGCGGCGTTGGAGCCTGAAAACCAATGAGGCCGGGCTCACCCTCAAGAGCCCGGCCCCACGCTTGTTCCCCCGTTCCCCCCGTTCCCCGCCCTACGGCAGCGCGAGCATCTGCTCCAGCGCCACGCGCGCGTAGTGCGCCGTGTCCTCGTCGACCTCGATCACGTTCGGGACGCGGCCGTCGGCCAGCGCCTCGAGGGCCCACACCAGGTGCGGGAGGTCGATGCGGTTCATCGTCGAGCAGTAGCAGACGCTCTTGTCCAGGAACACGATCTGCTTGTCCGGGTGTTCGGCGGCGAGGCGCTTCACCAGGTTCAGCTCCGTGCCGATGGCCCAGGCGCTGCCGGGCTCGGCCTCGTTCAGCAGGGTGATGATGCGCTCGGTGCTGCCGACGTAGTCGGCCTTCTCGACCACTTCGTGGCGGCACTCCGGGTGCACCAGCACGTTCACGCCGGGGACGCGCTCGCGGACCTCGTCCACGCACTCCGGGGTGAAGCGGCCGTGGACCGAGCAGTGGCCGCGCCACAGGATCATCTTCGCCGCGCGGAGTTGGTCGTCCGTCAGGCCGCCGTCAGGGCGGTGCGGGTTGTAGACCACGCAGTCGTCCAGGGAGAAGCCCATGTCGCGCACCGCGGTGTTGCGGCCCAGGTGCTGGTCCGGGAGGAAGAGGACCTGGGTGCCCTTGGCGAAGGCCCATTCCAGGGCCCGCTGGGCGTTCGAGGAGGTGCAGATCGTGCCGCCGTGGCGGCCGGTGAAGGCCTTGATGTCGGCGGAGGAGTTCATGTACGAGACCGGCACGACGTTCTCGGCTATGCCCAGGTCCTGGAGACGCTCCCAGCAGCGCTCGACCTGTTCGGCGGTCGCCATGTCGGCCATCGAGCAGCCGGCGGCCAGGTCGGGCAGGATCACCTGCTGGTCGGCGCTGGTGAGGATGTCCGCCGATTCGGCCATGAAGTGCACGCCGCAGAAGACGATGTACTCCGCCTCGGGGCGGGCCGCGGCCTGCTGGGCCAGCTTGAAGGAGTCGCCGGTGACGTCGGCGAACCGGATGACCTCGTCGCGCTGGTAGTGGTGGCCCAGGACGAACAGCCGCTCGCCGAGCTTGGCCTTCGCCGCCTCGGCGCGGGCCACCAGGTCGGGGTCGGAGGCCGGGGGCAGGTCGCCCGGGCACTCCACGCCGCGCTCGCTGCGCGGGTCGGCGGAGCGGCCCAGCAGGAGCAGGCTGACCGGCGTCGGAGCCGGCTCCTGGAAGGCCGGCGCCGGTGCCTCGGTGGACGCTGTGGACATCCCGTCACCCCTTTTCGTCTATCTGACGTTAAGAGATCATACCCTAGTGTCAGTGTGACGAGAAGCGAGGACCGGGCGCCGTGGCGGACGTCACAACTCCGGCCGGGGGAAAGCGATTACCATCCGGTGCGTGCACATCGTCATCGCCATGGACAAGTTCGCCGGGACGCTCACCGCGCCGGAGGCCGTGCAGGCCGTCGCCGCCGGGTGGCTCCGGACCTCGCCGGAGGACACCGTGACCGGCGTCCCCATGTCGGACGGCGGGCCCGGCTTCCTGGACTCGCTGGCCGACGCCTTCGAGGGCCGGCGGCGCTTCGGGGAGCGGCTGGCCACGGTCAGCGGGCCGCTGGGCGCCGAGGTCACCGCGCGCTACCTGATCGAGCTGCGGGACGGCCCGGCCGGCGAGGCGGACGTCCCGGGCCATCCGACCGCGTACATCGAGGTCGCCGAGGCTTGCGGGCTGCACCTGGTGCCGGCCGACGAGCGCGACGCCAAGGCGGCAACCACCTACGGCGTCGGCGAGCTCATCGCCGCGGCTCTCGAGGACGGCGCGAAGCGCCTGGTCATCGGGCTCGGCGGCACCTGCACCACGGACGGCGGCGCCGGGCTGCTGGCGGCCCTGGGCGCCGAGCCGGCCGAGGTGCTGCGGGCCGGCGGCGGGGCCCTGAAGAGCCTGCACTCGCTGGACCTCGCCGCGCCCCGGCGCCGGCTGGCCGGCGTCGAGATCGTCATCGCCAGCGACGTCGACAACCCGCTGCTGGGCCTGCGCGGCGCGGCGGCCGTCTTCGGGCCGCAGAAGGGCGCG from Catenulispora sp. GP43 includes these protein-coding regions:
- a CDS encoding glycerate kinase; protein product: MHIVIAMDKFAGTLTAPEAVQAVAAGWLRTSPEDTVTGVPMSDGGPGFLDSLADAFEGRRRFGERLATVSGPLGAEVTARYLIELRDGPAGEADVPGHPTAYIEVAEACGLHLVPADERDAKAATTYGVGELIAAALEDGAKRLVIGLGGTCTTDGGAGLLAALGAEPAEVLRAGGGALKSLHSLDLAAPRRRLAGVEIVIASDVDNPLLGLRGAAAVFGPQKGATDDDVQRLDAALTTFAELAGAIGQEPGAVRRTLDAPGAGAGGGLGYGLMLLGGRRVAGIGTVIAETGLADLIARADLVITGEGRFDHSSLGGKVPTGVAEAALKSGRPCLVLAGLVEVGKRELAAAGFAAAYEVAEQAGSAQEAMAHAEFHLTALAERVAKSWSHR
- a CDS encoding TetR family transcriptional regulator, which encodes MGLREQKKQQTRTALADAALALFTAHGFEQVTVAEVAAAAGVSVNTAFNYFPTKEDLFFDRQSEIETRLATWVRTRPHGTTPTAAIRDGVLRALAEGDPTFGLNKEAEGFWRIVDESASLRARSREIAERSEAALAAALAEEAPPSDPLPRLLAGALAGTFRAVVAEIRRKIGAGEQVEAVRDEVAAAARGMFAALEPENQ
- the nadA gene encoding quinolinate synthase NadA — encoded protein: MSTASTEAPAPAFQEPAPTPVSLLLLGRSADPRSERGVECPGDLPPASDPDLVARAEAAKAKLGERLFVLGHHYQRDEVIRFADVTGDSFKLAQQAAARPEAEYIVFCGVHFMAESADILTSADQQVILPDLAAGCSMADMATAEQVERCWERLQDLGIAENVVPVSYMNSSADIKAFTGRHGGTICTSSNAQRALEWAFAKGTQVLFLPDQHLGRNTAVRDMGFSLDDCVVYNPHRPDGGLTDDQLRAAKMILWRGHCSVHGRFTPECVDEVRERVPGVNVLVHPECRHEVVEKADYVGSTERIITLLNEAEPGSAWAIGTELNLVKRLAAEHPDKQIVFLDKSVCYCSTMNRIDLPHLVWALEALADGRVPNVIEVDEDTAHYARVALEQMLALP